The following are encoded together in the Oreochromis aureus strain Israel breed Guangdong linkage group 18, ZZ_aureus, whole genome shotgun sequence genome:
- the LOC116318750 gene encoding calcium-binding mitochondrial carrier protein SCaMC-1-like — MYQTLRTLLSNARCWDADSERSYQDLFERLDTNKDGKVDVAELREGLKAMGIFRQGAAQKIVSSGDQNKDGCLDFNEFTKYLKEHEKKLWLTFKSLDKNDDGRIDSSEIQQSLAELGIDVSGEDALKILQSMDIDGTMMVDWNEWREHFLLCPAHNLEEIIRYWKHSSVLDIGDSIAIPDEFTEEEKSTGGWWKQLVAGAVAGAVSRTGTAPLDRVKVFMQVHSSKANQISLLGGFKQMIVEGGVTSLWRGNGINVLKIAPETAIKFMAYEQYKRLLSSEGAKIETHQRFLAGSLAGATAQTAIYPMEVLKTRLTLRKTGQYAGMFDCAKKILRKEGVKAFYKGYVPNLLGILPYAGIDLAVYETLKNTWLAHYATDSANPGVLVLLGCGTISSTCGQLASYPLALVRTRMQAQASLEPSNQPSMSSLMKKIVAKDGVFGLYRGILPNFMKVIPAVSISYVVYEYMKSGLGISK, encoded by the exons ATGTATCAGACGTTACGGACGTTACTGTCAAATGCCCGGTGCTGGGATGCCGACAGTGAGAGGTCGTACCAGGACCTGTTTGAAAGGCTCGATACCAACAAAGATGGGAAGGTGGATGTTGCTGAATTACGAGAGGGCCTCAAGGCAATGGGAATATTCCGCCAGGGTGCTGCACAG AAAATTGTGTCATCTGGTGACCAAAATAAAGACGGGTGCCTGGACTTCAACGAGTTTACCAAGTATCTGAAGGAGCATGAGAAGAAGCTGTGGCTGACGTTCAAGAGCCTGGACAAAAATGATGATG GGCGCATCGATTCCTCAGAGATCCAGCAGTCTCTTGCAGAGCTGGGCATAGATGTCAGCGGAGAGGATGCCCTAAAAATCTTACAGAG TATGGATATAGATGGAACCATGATGGTTGACTGGAACGAGTGGAGGGAACACTTCCTGTTATGCCCTGCCCACAACCTGGAAGAGATCATACGCTACTGGAAACACTCCTCA GTTCTGGACATAGGTGACAGTATTGCCATCCCAGATGAATTcacagaggaagagaagagcaCAGGTGGCTGGTGGAAGCAGCTTGTTGCAGGTGCTGTGGCAGGGGCTGTTTCTCGTACCGGTACTGCCCCACTGGACCGAGTGAAAGTCTTCATGCAG GTTCATTCTTCAAAGGCCAATCAGATAAGTCTGCTAGGGGGCTTTAAGCAAATGATTGTAGAGGGAGGCGTGACTTCACTGTGGAGGGGAAatggaataaatgttttaaagattGCACCCGAGACGGCGATTAAGTTCATGGCATACGAACAA TATAAGAGGTTGTTATCATCAGAAGGAGCGAAGATTGAGACCCACCAGAGGTTTCTGGCTGGCTCTCTGGCTGGGGCCACAGCACAGACAGCAATCTACCCAATGGAG GTATTAAAGACTCGGTTGACCCTTAGGAAAACTGGCCAGTATGCAGGAATGTTTGATTGTGCCAAGAAGATCCTGAGGAAGGAGGGCGTCAAAGCTTTCTACAAGGGCTACGTACCAAACTTACTGGGCATCCTTCCCTACGCTGGGATAGACCTGGCTGTTTATGAG ACTCTAAAGAACACTTGGTTGGCACATTACGCCACTGACTCAGCCAACCCTGGAGTGCTGGTGTTGCTGGGCTGTGGGACCATCTCTAGTACCTGTGGCCAGCTGGCAAGCTATCCACTCGCACTTGTGCGCACTCGGATGCAAGCACAAG CATCTCTGGAACCATCAAACCAGCCTTCTATGAGTTCTCTGATGAAGAAGATTGTAGCCAAAGATGGTGTTTTTGGACTCTACCGGGGCATCCTGCCGAACTTCATGAAAGTCATTCCTGCAGTCAGCATTAGCTACGTCGTTTATGAGTATATGAAGAGTGGCTTAGGGATCTCCAAATga
- the LOC116318764 gene encoding protein FAM102B-like, whose amino-acid sequence MSFILMKKKRFKFKVDFDLEELSSVPIVNGVLFCKVRLLDGGFAEESSREPVQANCVRWKKKFSFMCKMSANAGTGVLDPCVCRVSVRKELKGGKTYAKLGFADLNLSEFAGSGSTVRRCLLEGYDTKNTRQDNSILKVVITTQLMSGDPCFKTPPSTAMTLGIPQANAECLLEGRKGGDMHISHSVSGTPGKSVSVPEELVTFGHSRTPSHASQLSKISGYSSNNSSLTDLSHRRSGSGGSASTGIGSILEHSDQQVEKGEKENKTTPPVSATYHHTFDSPAIHLKAQRHPVKQNSVENQLKRVDATRVDADDIIEKILQSQDFSHGFLDSSAEEEGLSLFVGPGGSTALGSQHMRVAIGAFEQVVIKR is encoded by the exons ATGTCGTTTATTCTTATGaagaaaaagagatttaaatttAAGGTGGACTTCGACTTAGAGGAATTGTCGTCGGTTCCCATTGTCAACggagttttattttgtaaagtcAGGCTACTGGATGGAGGTTTTGCTGAAGAGTCCTCCCG GGAGCCCGTCCAAGCCAACTGTGTGCGCTGGAAGAAGAAATTCTCTTTCATGTGTAAGATGAGTGCCAACGCTGGGACGGGTGTGTTAGACCCCTGTGTGTGCCGTGTGTCGGTGCGCAAG gAATTGAAGGGTGGAAAAACATATGCAAAG CTGGGCTTTGCTGACTTGAACCTGTCTGAGTTTGCTGGGTCTGGCAGCACAGTACGACGCTGTCTTCTGGAGGGATATGACACAAAGAACACCAGACAGGATAACTCAATTCTCAAG GTTGTCATCACCACACAGCTTATGTCTGGAGATCCCTGTTTTAAAAC TCCCCCATCTACAGCCATGActctggggatcccacaggcaaatgcaGAGTGTCTACTTGAGGGGAGGAAAGGAGGAGACATGCACATATCACACTCAGTCTCTG GGACTCCAGGAAAGTCTGTATCAGTGCCAGAGGAGCTGGTAACGTTTGGTCACTCTCGAACACCCAGCCATGCAAGTCAGCTGTCAAAAATTTCAG GTTACAGCTCAAACAACTCCAGTTTAACAGATCTGAGCCATCGGCGGAGCGGGTCAGGAGGTTCTGCCTCTACAGGCATCGGCAGCATCCTTGAACACAGTGATCAGCAGGTGGAGAAAGGAGAGAAGGAGAATAAGACTACTCCTCCAGTCTCTGCAACTTATCATCATACATTTGATAGCCCTGCAATACATTTAAAGGCTCAAAG ACACCCAGTCAAGCAGAACTCTGTGGAGAATCAGCTGAAAAGAGTCGATGCGACCAGAGTGGATGCAGATGATATAATTGAGAAAATCCTCCAGAGCCAGGATTTCAGTCATGGATTCTTGGACTCCAGTGCAGAGG AGGAGGGGCTCAGCTTGTTTGTTGGTCCTGGAGGAAGTACAGCTTTGGGAAGCCAGCACATGAG GGTCGCAATTGGAGCCTTTGAGCAGGTGGTCATCAAGCGCTAG